GGCATAGAGTTCAATTGTTATATTATGAGTCCCCTTATTTAGTGTATAAGGAATAGGGAAGATTCCTGACTCCTTCCAAATATTAGCCAAACCATGTTCAAGATCCCCCTTTTGAATTATATATTTTTTATCTATCCATACTCTAAAACCGTAATTGGGTTGTTGGGTTATTACTAAGTATCCATTAGAAATCTCCTTATCTACATAGAATTTGCTACTTATTCTATATAAGCCTTCACTATAGTTAGGACTCTTTTCAATATTCAAAACAAATGTATTAGTAATCTCTTCAGATGCTGTAAATCCTGGAGTTACTAACTGCCATGGGTCATTAATTACAATTGCATCTGATGGAATTGAAAAGACATATTCCACCCCTATAGATATTAAATATGATGCTAGTAAGATAGTAAATAATAGAAATACTCTTCTTATAACTGAAAACTTCATAAATTAATTATAGTCAATTTTAACAAGTTTATACAAAAGATTTCTTTTTTACGGTAGAGTATTATCTATGAATATAATTTTTGATCTAGGTGGGGTTGTTTTTAACTGGGACCCAAATAACTTAATAAAACGTCTAAATTTTGAAAAAGAAGAGGAAAAATTATTAAAACAATTTCTTTTTAATAGTGAGGATTGGATAAAACTAGATCAAGGTATTATCTATAGAGATGAAGTAGTAAAAAAATGCTCAATAATGTCGGGTCTAAGTGCTACTACAATTAATAGGGTTTTTGATGCCGTTCCAACTGAATTAACAGTAAAAAAAGAGATGGTTCAGTTAATACAGGAGTTAAAGAGCAAAAATTACAGCCTCTATGTCCTCTCTAATATGCATAAAGAGTTTGCTGAATACTTAATAAAAAACTACTCATTTTGGGATAATTTTACTCAAATAACATTTTCCTGTGATGTAAAAATGGTAAAACCTAATATAGATATCTATAAGAGCCTATTGGAAGTTAACAAAATAAATGCTTCTGACTCAATTTTTATTGATGATACGGTTGTTAATATTGAAGCGGCCAACTCTCTTGGTTTAGATGGAATACTTTTTTCATCTGTTGATCAGATTAGAGATGAGTTAAAAATAAGAGGAGTGAAGTAGTTCACCCCTCTATATAAATGCATGCATGCATGCATGCAACCACACTATTTATCGATCTCGTGTTGGATCATTTCCTCTGCTGTCTCCTCTTCAATATCATTTAAAGATTTTGGAAGAATCAGATTTAGAATAATACCAATAAATGCAGCAAGAGCAACTCCACCTAACTCAAAGGAGACACTCTCTGATATTGGCGCGATAATAGTTCCTCCACCAATACCAACAACAAGAATTACAGAACTAATAGTTAAGTTCCGCTTCTCTCCATAATTAACACCACTTTCAGATATAGTTCTAATACCTGCTGAAGCAATTATTCCAAACAACATAGCAGAAACTCCCCCCATAACAGGTGCTGGGATTGTTTGGATAAATGCCCCTACTGGTGGGATAAAAGATAAAAGAATAGCAACAACAGCAGCACCACCAGTTACCCAAACAGAATGAACTCCAGTAATAGCCATAACCCCAACATTCTCACCGTAAGTTGTATTTGGAGGTCCACCAAATAGAGCAGCAATAGATGTAGCAATACCGTCACCTGCTAAAGTTCTATGTATACCTGGATCTTTATAAAAATCCTTTTTACAAACCTTTCCTAATACCATAGTATCACCTAAGTGTTCAGCTATAGTTGCTAAAGCTACCAACATAAAAGTAATAATTGGAATTATTGCAAATTTAGGAAAAACAAACGTAGGAACTGAGAATGGTGCAGCGTTGGAGATAACTGTAAAATCAATTAAATGGTAAGCTGGAATAAAACTTCCCATAATAAAAGTAAAAAGATACCCACCAACAATACCAACTAAAATAGGTATAACGTTAAAGAAACCCTTTAATACAATGGATGAAATTACAGCGATAGCTAGTGTAACTCCAGCAATAGATAGGTGAACTAGACTATATCCGTCGGCACCACCTGAAGTATTCATGGCCATACCCATTGCAACTGGGGCTAAAGTTAGACCAATAACTATAATTATAGAACCTACAACAACAGGAGGTAGTAATCTATCAACCCATCCCTTACCAAATTGTCTAATAATAAGTGCTATTAATGTATAGAAGATACCTACACAAAAAGCAGCACCAAAAGCATATGCTACCCCAAATTTACCTGAAACAAGTATGATTGG
Above is a genomic segment from Thiospirochaeta perfilievii containing:
- a CDS encoding HAD family hydrolase, giving the protein MNIIFDLGGVVFNWDPNNLIKRLNFEKEEEKLLKQFLFNSEDWIKLDQGIIYRDEVVKKCSIMSGLSATTINRVFDAVPTELTVKKEMVQLIQELKSKNYSLYVLSNMHKEFAEYLIKNYSFWDNFTQITFSCDVKMVKPNIDIYKSLLEVNKINASDSIFIDDTVVNIEAANSLGLDGILFSSVDQIRDELKIRGVK
- a CDS encoding uracil-xanthine permease family protein, translated to MSEKIIGTNERPPIGKWIPLSIQHVFAMFGSTVLVPALTGLSPTTALFTSGIGTLIYILITKGRVPAYLGSSFAFIAPIILVSGKFGVAYAFGAAFCVGIFYTLIALIIRQFGKGWVDRLLPPVVVGSIIIVIGLTLAPVAMGMAMNTSGGADGYSLVHLSIAGVTLAIAVISSIVLKGFFNVIPILVGIVGGYLFTFIMGSFIPAYHLIDFTVISNAAPFSVPTFVFPKFAIIPIITFMLVALATIAEHLGDTMVLGKVCKKDFYKDPGIHRTLAGDGIATSIAALFGGPPNTTYGENVGVMAITGVHSVWVTGGAAVVAILLSFIPPVGAFIQTIPAPVMGGVSAMLFGIIASAGIRTISESGVNYGEKRNLTISSVILVVGIGGGTIIAPISESVSFELGGVALAAFIGIILNLILPKSLNDIEEETAEEMIQHEIDK